In a genomic window of Nostoc sp. UHCC 0870:
- the deoC gene encoding deoxyribose-phosphate aldolase, whose translation MAADYPDIDIAPLIDHALLDPTATPEQVEQWCEQADRFNFASVCVYPVYVKQAAELLHGKKTNVCTVIGFPTGATTAAVKLYEAQEAAENGATELDVVINLGWVKIGNTEAIHREIAEICEATGQTVKVILETNLLTDAEKKLAAEIAMDAGAAFLKTSTGWSGGATVADVRLLKEIARDRVGIKASGGISTVEQALDLILAGATRLGTSRSVDLIHQRNRMGKGG comes from the coding sequence ATGGCAGCAGACTATCCAGACATTGATATTGCGCCATTGATCGATCATGCCCTGTTAGACCCAACAGCAACTCCAGAGCAGGTTGAGCAATGGTGTGAACAAGCAGACAGATTTAATTTTGCGTCAGTTTGTGTTTATCCCGTTTATGTAAAACAAGCCGCAGAACTTCTGCATGGCAAAAAAACTAACGTTTGTACGGTAATTGGTTTTCCCACGGGAGCAACAACTGCGGCTGTCAAGTTGTATGAGGCGCAAGAAGCTGCGGAAAATGGGGCTACAGAGTTAGATGTAGTGATCAATTTAGGTTGGGTAAAAATTGGGAACACTGAGGCAATTCACCGAGAAATTGCCGAAATTTGTGAAGCGACAGGACAGACAGTGAAGGTAATTTTGGAAACTAACCTCCTGACGGATGCGGAAAAAAAACTTGCAGCCGAAATCGCGATGGATGCAGGAGCAGCATTCTTAAAAACCAGTACCGGTTGGAGTGGTGGAGCGACTGTAGCAGATGTGCGGCTGTTGAAGGAAATAGCACGAGACAGAGTAGGAATTAAAGCCTCTGGGGGGATTAGTACGGTTGAGCAAGCTTTAGACTTAATATTAGCGGGTGCTACTAGATTAGGCACATCCCGTAGTGTCGATTTGATCCACCAGCGCAATCGCATGGGAAAAGGTGGATAG
- a CDS encoding DNA cytosine methyltransferase, translated as MSFSPCIFSFFSGSGFLDLGFETSGFNIVYVNEIFSPFMAAYRYSREVLKSPLPEYGYHHGETADVNKLIDGLEAQRLGELVQDCRKLNNIVGFIGGPPCPDFSIGGKNRGYLGENGKLSAAYVELICQNSPDFFLFENVKGLWRTKKHRLFFESLKLQLQDANYVLTERLINAIEYGVPQDRSRIILLGFKKGFIKNIGIKISNYSGLSEVYFPWTSQIVYPKEKIFAYPWSQYEPFQEDSVIPCPDGIPQKLTVEYWFRKNNVSEHPNAKHYFQPRAGMKRFTSIAEGDDSKKSFKRLHRWRYSPTACYGNNEVHLHPYKARRISVAEALAIQSLPENFVLPENMSLTNMFKTIGNGVPYLASKALAQTIFDFLASGGY; from the coding sequence ATGAGTTTTTCTCCTTGTATTTTTTCCTTCTTCTCTGGTTCAGGGTTTCTAGATTTAGGTTTTGAAACTAGTGGTTTTAATATCGTTTATGTCAATGAAATATTTTCCCCATTCATGGCAGCATATCGTTATTCACGGGAGGTGCTGAAATCACCATTGCCAGAATACGGATATCATCATGGAGAAACAGCAGATGTAAATAAACTTATTGATGGGTTAGAAGCACAGCGTCTTGGGGAATTAGTGCAGGATTGTCGTAAGTTAAATAATATTGTGGGATTTATTGGTGGTCCACCTTGTCCTGATTTTTCTATTGGGGGGAAAAATCGGGGCTATTTAGGAGAAAATGGCAAGCTTTCGGCAGCTTATGTAGAATTAATCTGTCAGAATTCACCAGATTTCTTTTTATTTGAGAATGTTAAAGGTTTGTGGCGAACAAAGAAACATCGTTTGTTTTTTGAATCACTGAAACTACAGTTACAAGATGCAAATTATGTATTAACAGAACGGTTAATTAATGCTATTGAATATGGTGTACCTCAAGATAGATCCAGAATTATTTTATTAGGCTTTAAAAAAGGGTTTATAAAAAATATAGGTATAAAAATTAGTAATTATTCTGGATTATCGGAAGTGTATTTTCCTTGGACAAGTCAAATTGTATATCCTAAAGAAAAAATTTTTGCTTACCCTTGGAGTCAATATGAACCATTTCAAGAGGATTCTGTAATTCCTTGTCCTGATGGTATTCCTCAAAAACTTACAGTTGAATATTGGTTTAGAAAAAATAATGTTTCAGAGCATCCTAACGCGAAGCATTACTTTCAACCAAGAGCAGGAATGAAAAGATTTACCAGTATTGCCGAAGGAGATGATTCTAAGAAATCTTTTAAACGGTTACATAGATGGCGTTATTCTCCTACTGCTTGTTATGGCAATAATGAAGTCCATCTACATCCATATAAAGCCAGGCGAATTTCTGTGGCGGAAGCTTTAGCAATACAATCTTTACCTGAAAATTTTGTTCTGCCAGAAAATATGTCACTTACGAATATGTTTAAAACTATAGGTAATGGTGTGCCATATTTGGCATCGAAAGCGTTAGCTCAAACAATTTTTGATTTTTTAGCCTCTGGAGGTTACTAA
- a CDS encoding RNA-guided endonuclease InsQ/TnpB family protein, translating into MIVYEFKVKGKEKQYQAINEAIRTSQFIQNKCLCYWMDNKDSKVDKYALNKYCAVLAAEFPFADKLNSMARQSAAERSWSAISRFYDNCKKKVKGKKGFPKFKKNCRSVEYKSTGWKLTLNRKSITFSDKKGIGTLKLKGTYDLNYYDIKQIKRVRLVRRADGYYAQFAIDADVRIETQLSHQLVGIDLGLKYFIADNKGNVEPSPQFYRQSEKQLNRANRKKSQKFSKDKKKRSQRQSNNYHKARNRYARKHLRVSRQRNEYCKRLAYSVIQSNDLVAYEDLNVKGLVRNRHLAKSISDAGWSTFRLWLEYFGQKYGKVTVAVPPYNTSQNCSNCGEKVQKSLSTRTHVCPHCGYVEDRDINAAINILRLGLSTVGHTGTYATGDLPSWAIGRGLSSNGESVNVESPRL; encoded by the coding sequence ATGATTGTTTACGAGTTTAAGGTTAAGGGTAAAGAAAAGCAATATCAGGCAATCAACGAAGCAATTCGTACCAGCCAATTCATTCAAAATAAGTGCTTGTGCTATTGGATGGATAACAAGGATTCAAAGGTAGATAAGTATGCTTTGAATAAATATTGTGCTGTATTAGCTGCGGAATTTCCTTTTGCTGACAAACTCAACTCAATGGCTAGACAATCTGCTGCTGAACGTTCTTGGAGTGCGATTTCTCGGTTTTACGACAACTGTAAAAAGAAGGTCAAAGGTAAAAAGGGGTTTCCTAAATTTAAGAAAAACTGCCGTTCAGTTGAATACAAATCAACGGGATGGAAGCTAACTCTTAATCGTAAGTCGATAACTTTCTCAGATAAGAAAGGGATTGGTACTCTGAAGCTAAAAGGGACTTACGACCTTAATTACTACGACATCAAGCAGATTAAGCGTGTCCGTTTGGTACGTCGTGCTGATGGGTACTATGCTCAATTTGCAATTGACGCTGATGTTAGGATAGAAACTCAACTCTCACATCAATTAGTGGGTATTGACTTGGGATTGAAGTATTTCATTGCTGACAATAAAGGCAATGTAGAACCATCCCCCCAGTTCTACCGCCAATCAGAAAAACAGTTAAATCGTGCTAACCGCAAAAAGTCTCAGAAGTTCAGCAAAGACAAAAAGAAACGATCACAACGGCAATCCAACAATTACCACAAAGCTAGAAATAGATATGCTCGTAAGCATTTAAGAGTAAGTAGGCAACGAAATGAGTATTGCAAGAGATTAGCATACTCCGTCATCCAATCTAACGATTTGGTAGCCTATGAAGATTTAAATGTCAAAGGGTTGGTACGTAATCGACATCTAGCTAAATCAATTAGTGATGCTGGTTGGTCAACTTTCCGCCTGTGGTTAGAATATTTTGGTCAGAAATATGGGAAAGTAACAGTTGCTGTTCCTCCCTATAATACGAGTCAAAATTGCTCTAACTGTGGCGAGAAAGTGCAGAAATCTCTGTCTACAAGGACTCATGTTTGTCCACATTGCGGATATGTGGAAGACAGAGATATCAATGCAGCAATCAACATTTTGAGATTAGGACTCAGTACGGTAGGGCATACCGGAACTTACGCTACAGGAGATTTGCCCTCTTGGGCGATTGGCCGCGGCCTGTCGTCTAACGGCGAGTCTGTGAATGTAGAATCCCCACGCCTTTAG